The following is a genomic window from Amycolatopsis australiensis.
CTCGCCGGTGTCGGCCAGCGGGCTGAACCGCTCGACGTGCAGGGCGTCCGCCGGCCAGCCGGCGCAGTGCTGTTCCACCGCGGCCAGCAGCGGTTCCGGGCCGCAGCAGTACACCGCGGTGTCCGGCCGCGGCTCCGCCAGCAGCGCCGGGAGGTCGAGCAGCCCCTCCTGGATCGTCACCCGGTCGCCGTGGCGGCGCAGCTCGGCGGTGAACGCCATCGCCGAGCGCGTCCGGCCGCCGTAGACGAGCTGCCAGTCGCGGCCCGTTTCCGCGGCCCGGTCGAGCATCGGCAGGATCGGCGTGATGCCGATGCCGCCGGCGAGGAACAGGTAGCGCTTGGCGTCGACGAGCGCGAAGTGGTTGCGCGGGCCGTCCACCTGCACTCGTTGCCCGGCAACGAGATCGTCGTGGACGTACGCCGATCCGCCGCGGCCGCCGGGCTCGCGCAGCACGGCGATCCGGTACGCCGGCCGGTCCCCGGGCCGTCCGCACAGCGAGTACTGCCGGACGAAGCCGCCGGGCAGCACGAGGTCGATGTGCGCGCCCGGTTCCCACGCGGGCAGCGCGCGCCCGTCCGGCGCACGGAGCGTCACCCCGACGACGTCGTCGGCGAGCTTTTCCTTGTGGTCCACCAGGAGTTCGAGAGTCATCAGTGTCCTTCGGGGTGCGCGAGCAGCCATTCCCACAACGGCACCGGGTCGTCGAACTCCCGCTCGGCGCCGCAGTGGCAGACCGCGCGCAGCCGGTCGGTGCCGAGCACCCAGTGGATCCGGTAGACGCGGTCGCCGGTCAGCATCGGCCGCGTCACGACGTGACCAGCCGCTGCAGCAGCCGCCGGGCCGCCAGCCCGCCGGTGTCGATGTTGATCGACAGCTCCTGGTAGCCGTCCGGTTCGGCGGCGATCACCCGCTCCAGGACGTCGAGGGCTTCGACGTCCTGCAGGACCACGGTGCGGTTGTTCTCCGCGAGGAAGGCCGACACGCCTTCGTCGTCGAGCGCGAAATCCCGGGCCACGGCCCAGAAGTCGTGGGTCGAGTGCTCGGTCTCCGGCGTGATCGCGTAGACCACCTCGACGTGGAAGGCGTCCGGGTCGGTGCCGTCCGGGTTGGGCACGGACCCGACCGGCGCGATGCGGCTGTGCAGCTTGTACAGGCACGGCGGCGTGTACTCGATGTCCTGCCAGCGGGTGATCCGGCCCTGCAGGCCGGTGGACTTGGCGTAGAACGGCGGGCACGCCGCGTCGGCCATGTGCCGGGACACGTAGACGATCCCGGCCTCGTCGTCGACCTCGGTCGTGATCGGGGTTTCGGCGACTTCCGGCGTGCCGATGTAGCCGCCGTGCAGGTAGGTCTCGTGGGACAGGTCCAGGAGGTTGTCGACCAGCAGCGAAAACCGCGCCCGCAACGGTTCCATGCCGGCGACCGTCGTGTAGCCGGGGGAGTCGAGGTAGGGCGCCCGCGGGATCCTGGCCGCGTCCGCCTTCTCGGGGTCGCCGATGAACACCCAGACGAACGAATCCTGCTCCACCAGCGGGTAGCGCCGCAGCCGCGCGGTCCGCGGCACCCGTGCCTGGCCCGGCACGGACACGCACTTGCCGTCGGCGCCGTAGGTGAAGCCGTGGTAGCCGCAGACGACCTGGTCGTCGACGAGCCGGGAAGGGGCCTGGGACAACGGGAAGCGCCGGTGGACGCAGCGGTCGGCCACCGCGGTGACCTCGCCGCCGCGGGTCCGCCAGAACAGGATCGGCTCGCCGCAGATCGTGCGGCTGAACAGGTCCGGGCCGATTTCGGAGCCGTAGGCGGCGACGTACCACTGGTCGCGGGGAATGGCGCTCATGTGCTCGTCCTCTCGTGGCGGGGACCACAGCGTGCGGGAACGCGGGGCCGCCGGCGAAGGGCGTTTCCATAAGATGGAAGGTGGTCAGCCGAGTGCGCGGGAGATCGCGCGGGCGCTCGTCATGACCAGCGGGGCCAGCATGTGCGGCGACGCGCTGCCGTGGTGCACCACGAGCGACACGGCGGCGACGACCTGGCCGCGGGCGTCGTGGATCGGCGCGCCGACGGAAAGGCTGTCGAGGGTCACCTGGCGCTCGCTGATGGAGAACCCGTGCGTGCGGACGTCGGCCAGCATGCGCCGCAGCCGGCCGGGGTCGGTGACGGTCTCGGACGTGTACCGCTCGATCGGGCCGGCGAGGACGTCCTCCTGCACCTCGGCCGGGGCGTGGGCGAGCAGGACGAGCCCGACCCCGGTCGCGGTCAGCGCGAACCGCCCGCCGACGCGGGTCAGCACCGGGACGGCCCCGGTGCCGGCGATCCGTTCGATGTAGACGACTTCGGTGCCTTCGCGGACGGCGAGCTGCACGTTCTCGCGGGTGGTCTGGGACAGGTCCTCGAGGAACGGCAGGGCCCGTTCCCGCAGGCCGAGCCCGCGCGGCGCGAGCGAACCGAGCTCCCACAGGCGCAGCCCGACGCGGTAGACGCCCGCTTCGTCACGCTCGAGGGCGCCCCACTCGCAGAACTCCCGCAGCACGCGGTGCGCGGTGGCGGACGGCAGCCCGGCGCGGCGGGCGATCTCGCTCAGCCGCAACGCCGGCCGGTCCGGCGAGAAGGCTCCGAGCACGCGCAGGGCGCGCCCGAGCACGGGCCCGGTGGCCCCGGGAGGGCGTCCTCGCTGCGGCACGCCACCGAGCGTAGCTAAGCGCGCGAGCCGGGCTTCGCGAGCCAGAAGCCGGTGAACACCGCGGTGACCAGGGTGACGACGCCGGCCACGACGAACGCGGTGCCGAGCCCGGTTCCGAACGACGCGCCGCCGGACTCCCGCGCGCGGACGACCGCGCCGAGCACCGCGACGCCGAGCACCGCGCCGATCTGCCGGGTGGTGCTGCTGACCCCGGACGCGAGCCCGCCCTCCTGCGGACTGACCGCCTGGATGGCGGCCCCGGTCAGCGGGGACATCGTCAACGCGAACCCGGCACCGGCGACGGCCAGCCGCCACCACACGTTCCCGTAGGCGGTGCCGGCGTCCGCGAAGCCCAGCGCCAGCAACCCCAGCCCGGCCAGCGCCAGCCCGGTGGTGACCACGACCCGGAAGCCGTACCGGGCGGCGAGCCGTCCCGCGAAGGGGCTGACGACGACCATGGCCAGCGACGCGGGCAAGGTCTGCAGCCCGGCGCGCAGGACCGAGCTGCCCTGGACGTCGACGAAGAACTGCGAGAAGAAGAACGACGTCCCCATGAGGGCGAAGCCGACGACGACCATGGCGGTGTTGGACACGGTGAACAGCCGTCGCCGGAACAGCCGCAGCGGCAGCATCGGCGCCGGGCGGCGTCCTTCGACGACCACGAAAGCGGCGAGCACCACGACCGCGACGGCGAAGCTGCCCAGGATCACCGGCGACGTCCAGCCGCGCGAACCGCCTTCGATCAGCCCGTAGGTCAGGGCGCCCACGCCGAGGACGGACAGGACCGTGCCGGGGACGTCGATCGGCGGCGCGGCGTCGTTGCGGGACTCGCTCAAGGCGGTCCGGCCGGCCAGGAGCAGCAGCGCGCCGACGGGCACGTTGACGAGGAAGATGGCCGGCCAGCCGAAGGCGTCCACCAGGATGCCGCCGGCCACCGGCCCAGCGGCCAGGCCGATCCCGCTGAACCCGGCCCACAGGCCGATCGCCTTGACCCGCTCCCGAGCGCCGGGATGGGCGACGGCGAGCAGCGCCAGCGACGCGGGACTCAGCGCCGCGGCCCCGACGCCTTGCAGGACGCGCCCGGCGATCAGCCAGCCGATCGACGGCGCGGCGGCGCAGACCACGGACGCGGCGGTGAACACCGCGACCCCGCCGAGGAACACGCGCTTGCGGCCGAAGCGGTCGGCGAAGACCCCGCCGGAGAGCAGCAGCATGGCGACGAGCAGCACGTAGGCGTCGACGATCCACTGCAGACCGCTCAGTTCGGTGTGCAGCCGCTGCCGCATGTCGGGCAGCGCCGCCCCGACGATGGTGCTGTCGAGCAGCACCATGAACTGCCCGAGGCACGTCATGGCGAGCAACGTCCGGCTCGCCGTGGGTTCTCTCGTGGCCCTGTATTCCGATCGCGTCACACCGGCAAGATAGTTCGATAATCCCGAAATGTCGAATGGTTGGGTAGGATGGGGTCATGCGACCGCTACCGCAGCCCGCCCGCGAAGCGATGACACTGGCCCCGGTGCTGCACGCACTCGGCGACCCGGTCCGCCTGGAGCTGACGCGCCGGGCGAAGGACCACCCGGAGTCGACGTGCGCGGCACTGGCGGAGGGGCTCGAGGTACCGCTGTCGACGCTGACGAACCACTGGCGAATCCTGCGCGAGGCGGGAGTGATCACGATGACGGTCGACGGCCGCCACCGCCGCATCCGGGTGCGCGCCGACGAGCTGGGGGAACGGTTTCCCGGGGTACTGGAGCCGATCCTGCGGGTGGCGGAGGAGGAGCCGCTGTAGTCCAGGAGCAGGCGCGGTTCGGGGCTCGCCTGCTGGGCAGCACGCGCTGGGTTGGCCTCGTCGGGCCGCGCCCGCCGGGCTACCCGCGCCGGTGGGACTCGGGCCACGCCTGCTGCGCTGCTTGCGTCGGTTTGCCCCGCCCGGCCCGGCCGCCCCGCCGAACCCGCGCGGACTCCCGCACCTCCGTCGATCCCCCCCGCACCGCAAGGGCCCGCCCCCGGGACGGGCCCTCCGGCGCTCAGTTGTACCCGCGCACGATCACCTCATCGCCCCACGAGGACGCCTCCTCGCCTCGCTCCTCATCGGAACCCGGGGCAGCTTCCCGCGTTTCCATGCCTCCTCCTCAAAGCCCCATGCCGAGGCCGCCGCCGACGGGGAGTACCGCTCCCGTTATGTAGCTCGCCGCCGGGGAGGCCAGGAAGCGGATGGCCGCCGCCACCTCCTCCGCGGTGCCCGTCCGGCCCAGTGGGGTCATCCGCATCAAATCCGCCATGCGGGGGCCCGGCAGCGGCTTCGTCATGTCCGTGTCGATGATGCCCGGGGCGACCACGTTGACCGTGATGCCGCGGCCGCCCACCTCCCACGCCAGCGAACGGGCCAGGCCCGCCAGGCCGGCCTTGCTCGCCGCGTAGTTCGTCTGGCCCGGCGCACCGAGGAACGCCAGCGCCGACGACAGCAGCACCACCCGGCCCGTGCGGGCAAGCAACATTCCGCGGATCGCCGCGCGGACCGTGCGGTACGCGCCCGTCAGGTTGGTCGCCAGTACCTCCTCGAACCGCTCCGGCGGCATCGCCGGCAGCAGCGTGTCGGCCGTGATGCCCGCGTTGGCCACCAGGACCTCGATCGGGCCGTGCTCGGCTTCGGCCTTCTCCACCGCCCGCTCCAGGTCGCCGTCCACCGTGACGTCGGCGTGGATGCCCAGCACGCCCGGTGGCGCGCTGCCCGAACGGTGCGTGATCGCGACCTTCTCGCCGTCGTCGGCGAAGGCGCGGGCGGTGGCCAGGCCGATGCCGCGGCCGCCGCCGGTGATCAGGACGGACCGGCTCATGCGCTGCTCCTCTCTATGCCCGGGTGAGCACCAGGGCGGCGTTGTGCCCGCCGAACCCCATCGACGTGCTCACCGCGACGTCGATCGGGCCCGTGCGGGCGCGGCCGTGGACGACGTCCAGGTCGATCTCCGGGTCCTGCTGCTCGAGGTTCGCCGTCGGCGGGATCTCGCCGTGCTGGACCGCCAGCGCCGTGTACGCGGCTTCGATCGCGCCGGCGGCCGCGAGCGTGTGCCCGGTGACGCCCTTGGTCGACGTCACCGCCGCGCCGTCGCCCAGCACCCGCCGCAGCATCCGTGCCTCGACGACGTCGTTCATCGGCGTCGCCGTGCCGTGGGCGTTGACGTGACCGACCGCCGACGGTTCGACGTCCGCGTCCGCCAGCGCTTCCCGCAGCGCGCGCTCGATCCCGGCGCCCTCGGGGTCCGGGGCGGTGGCGTGGTGCGCGTCGCACGTCGCGCCGTAGCCGCGGACCAAGGCGCGGGCGCGGTCACCGGCGTCCTCCGCCCGCTCCAGGACGAGGACGCCGGCACCCTCGGCGGCGACGAACCCGTCGCGGCCGGCGTCGAACGGGCGGCTGGCCGTTTCCGGCGTGTCGCACCGCTTCGACAGCGCGCCCATCTTGTGCAGCCCCGCCACGACGGTCGGGGTGAGCGCCGCTTCGCCCGCTCCGGCCAGCACGATGTCGCACCGGCCCGAGCGCAGCAGGTCCCGCGCCGTCCCGACGGCCATCGCGCCGGACGCGCACGCCGCCGCGACGACCAGGTTCACGCCCCGGGCGCCGCAGTCGATCGCCACCTGGCCGGACACCATGTTCGGCAGGTACTTCGGCACCGCGAGCGGCGACACCAGGCCCGGACCGTCGTCGCGCAGGGCCCGGTGCTGCTCCTCGAACGTCTCGGCCCCGCCGAGCGAGTTCCCGAGGACCACGCCGACGCGCGGCGCGTCCCAGTCCCGCGGGTCCCACCCGGCGTCGGCGACCGCCTCGCGGGCGGCCAGGACGGCGAGCTGGACGAACCGGTCGAGCTGCCAGCCGGCGAAGCCGCCGAGCAGCTCGTCCGGGTCGAAGTCCGGGACCCGGCAGGAGAAGTCCGCCGGCATCCCCTTCAGCGCCGGGTCCGGCGCCGCGCACGGGGTGGCCGCCCGGATCCGGTCCCAGTTGGCCTCGACGCCGATCCCGGCCGGGGTGACCAGCCCCAGGCCGGTGATCGCGACGTCGGCGGTCGGCGCGTGCGTCATCGGACCGCGGCCTCCTTGAGCTCGACCAGCTCGGCGGCCCCGGCGATGGTGTGCTCCCCGGTGAGCTCACCCTCGGCGAGCCGGACGCCGAACCGCTTCTCCAGCAACAGGCTCAGCTCGATCAGCACGAGCGAGTCGAACGACAGGTCTTCGAACGTCACGTCGGAGGCCAGCGCCTCCGGCTTCACGCGCAGCTTCTCGACCAGCAGCGTGCGGATCTGTTCTTCGGTGGTGGACATGGGTTTCCTCCTTCGGGTGAGTGGTTTCCGCCTCAGGCGAGG
Proteins encoded in this region:
- a CDS encoding phosphopantetheine-binding protein, with translation MSTTEEQIRTLLVEKLRVKPEALASDVTFEDLSFDSLVLIELSLLLEKRFGVRLAEGELTGEHTIAGAAELVELKEAAVR
- a CDS encoding IclR family transcriptional regulator, with translation MPQRGRPPGATGPVLGRALRVLGAFSPDRPALRLSEIARRAGLPSATAHRVLREFCEWGALERDEAGVYRVGLRLWELGSLAPRGLGLRERALPFLEDLSQTTRENVQLAVREGTEVVYIERIAGTGAVPVLTRVGGRFALTATGVGLVLLAHAPAEVQEDVLAGPIERYTSETVTDPGRLRRMLADVRTHGFSISERQVTLDSLSVGAPIHDARGQVVAAVSLVVHHGSASPHMLAPLVMTSARAISRALG
- a CDS encoding aromatic ring-hydroxylating dioxygenase subunit alpha, whose product is MSAIPRDQWYVAAYGSEIGPDLFSRTICGEPILFWRTRGGEVTAVADRCVHRRFPLSQAPSRLVDDQVVCGYHGFTYGADGKCVSVPGQARVPRTARLRRYPLVEQDSFVWVFIGDPEKADAARIPRAPYLDSPGYTTVAGMEPLRARFSLLVDNLLDLSHETYLHGGYIGTPEVAETPITTEVDDEAGIVYVSRHMADAACPPFYAKSTGLQGRITRWQDIEYTPPCLYKLHSRIAPVGSVPNPDGTDPDAFHVEVVYAITPETEHSTHDFWAVARDFALDDEGVSAFLAENNRTVVLQDVEALDVLERVIAAEPDGYQELSINIDTGGLAARRLLQRLVTS
- a CDS encoding beta-ketoacyl-[acyl-carrier-protein] synthase family protein — encoded protein: MTHAPTADVAITGLGLVTPAGIGVEANWDRIRAATPCAAPDPALKGMPADFSCRVPDFDPDELLGGFAGWQLDRFVQLAVLAAREAVADAGWDPRDWDAPRVGVVLGNSLGGAETFEEQHRALRDDGPGLVSPLAVPKYLPNMVSGQVAIDCGARGVNLVVAAACASGAMAVGTARDLLRSGRCDIVLAGAGEAALTPTVVAGLHKMGALSKRCDTPETASRPFDAGRDGFVAAEGAGVLVLERAEDAGDRARALVRGYGATCDAHHATAPDPEGAGIERALREALADADVEPSAVGHVNAHGTATPMNDVVEARMLRRVLGDGAAVTSTKGVTGHTLAAAGAIEAAYTALAVQHGEIPPTANLEQQDPEIDLDVVHGRARTGPIDVAVSTSMGFGGHNAALVLTRA
- a CDS encoding PDR/VanB family oxidoreductase; its protein translation is MTLELLVDHKEKLADDVVGVTLRAPDGRALPAWEPGAHIDLVLPGGFVRQYSLCGRPGDRPAYRIAVLREPGGRGGSAYVHDDLVAGQRVQVDGPRNHFALVDAKRYLFLAGGIGITPILPMLDRAAETGRDWQLVYGGRTRSAMAFTAELRRHGDRVTIQEGLLDLPALLAEPRPDTAVYCCGPEPLLAAVEQHCAGWPADALHVERFSPLADTGEHTAFEVELAGSGRVLRVPADRSILEVAEEAGVTVLSSCREGTCGTCETGVLAGTPDHRDSVLTAAERRDGDVMMICVSRSCTPKLVLDL
- the fabG gene encoding 3-oxoacyl-ACP reductase FabG; protein product: MSRSVLITGGGRGIGLATARAFADDGEKVAITHRSGSAPPGVLGIHADVTVDGDLERAVEKAEAEHGPIEVLVANAGITADTLLPAMPPERFEEVLATNLTGAYRTVRAAIRGMLLARTGRVVLLSSALAFLGAPGQTNYAASKAGLAGLARSLAWEVGGRGITVNVVAPGIIDTDMTKPLPGPRMADLMRMTPLGRTGTAEEVAAAIRFLASPAASYITGAVLPVGGGLGMGL
- a CDS encoding ArsR/SmtB family transcription factor gives rise to the protein MRPLPQPAREAMTLAPVLHALGDPVRLELTRRAKDHPESTCAALAEGLEVPLSTLTNHWRILREAGVITMTVDGRHRRIRVRADELGERFPGVLEPILRVAEEEPL
- a CDS encoding MFS transporter gives rise to the protein MTCLGQFMVLLDSTIVGAALPDMRQRLHTELSGLQWIVDAYVLLVAMLLLSGGVFADRFGRKRVFLGGVAVFTAASVVCAAAPSIGWLIAGRVLQGVGAAALSPASLALLAVAHPGARERVKAIGLWAGFSGIGLAAGPVAGGILVDAFGWPAIFLVNVPVGALLLLAGRTALSESRNDAAPPIDVPGTVLSVLGVGALTYGLIEGGSRGWTSPVILGSFAVAVVVLAAFVVVEGRRPAPMLPLRLFRRRLFTVSNTAMVVVGFALMGTSFFFSQFFVDVQGSSVLRAGLQTLPASLAMVVVSPFAGRLAARYGFRVVVTTGLALAGLGLLALGFADAGTAYGNVWWRLAVAGAGFALTMSPLTGAAIQAVSPQEGGLASGVSSTTRQIGAVLGVAVLGAVVRARESGGASFGTGLGTAFVVAGVVTLVTAVFTGFWLAKPGSRA